Part of the Paenibacillus terrae HPL-003 genome is shown below.
GTCCGCCCGGGTGCGGTACGTATTGATTCCACGCATTACAGCGGAAGTATTGAAACGGTCGCCTACCGTAACCCCGACGGTACCCTTGTCCTGATTGCGGCTAATACGGGAGCAGACGAGCGGACTTTCAAGGTTCGGCAGGGAAGCAAAGTCTTTACCTGCAAGCTTCCTGCCAAATCGGCAGCTACCTTTCAATGGAACTCTTCGGCTTCCTTCAAAAAGTGAGTGCAGTCACACAAGTACATTGAAAAGCTTAACTATAATGTACACATATACATCGTTTAAATTTAGCCCTTTTGGAATCGGCGCTTCCAAGCATTCATATATAAAGGAGAAGAATAGCCTCATGGATATACAATTACAGTTGGACCCCTTGTCAGTTGAACGATTAGCAAGCGCGCTTTCAGCACAACCGGGAGTATTTAAGCTGTTTTATGACACAGAGGGCTGCGGATGTAACGGCGTAATTGTCATCTTGGTAGTCACTGCGCCCGATGCTACCGATATACTCATTCAGTCCGAGCCCTATCCTTTTCTTGTAGACCGGCAGCAGGAGCAG
Proteins encoded:
- a CDS encoding iron-sulfur cluster biosynthesis family protein, encoding MDIQLQLDPLSVERLASALSAQPGVFKLFYDTEGCGCNGVIVILVVTAPDATDILIQSEPYPFLVDRQQEQQFDSRMRLEADPNYPSFKLSSDAGLFSSNIRLKDVRVCNTD